A region from the Brachyspira hampsonii genome encodes:
- a CDS encoding ABC transporter permease, with translation MDFKDKLADILEKEGFVNIFSSFLAIIIGLLLGLIILLISNVHDAFPAFMTILSGGFSGGSRGLGQVIYTATPLILTGLSVGFAFKNGLFNIGAPGQFIVGAYAAVLVAVKCTFLPPALHWIIALLVSFIAGGLWAYLPGFLKAHFNVNEVISSIMMNYIGMYLVNYLVTLTVYDMLKNQSQNIPPSSMIPTMGLNTIFKGSSANGGFFIAVIVVIIVYIILSKTTFGFELKACGLNKDASKYAGINEKRNIILSMVIAGALAGLGGGLLYLSGVGKHIEVVDVLAEEGFMGIPIALLGLSHPIGILIAGLFIAHITVGGFYMQIYDFTPEIIEMIISAIIYFSAFALLFKSIVGFISKKIIKKEEKNANE, from the coding sequence ATGGATTTCAAAGATAAATTGGCTGATATTTTGGAGAAAGAAGGATTTGTTAATATATTTTCTTCTTTTCTCGCTATTATTATAGGCTTGCTTCTAGGGCTTATAATACTTCTTATAAGTAATGTTCATGATGCTTTCCCAGCTTTTATGACAATACTTTCAGGCGGTTTTTCAGGCGGAAGCAGAGGATTGGGACAGGTTATATACACTGCCACACCTCTAATACTTACAGGGCTTTCTGTGGGATTTGCTTTTAAAAACGGACTTTTTAATATAGGAGCTCCCGGACAATTTATAGTGGGTGCTTATGCTGCTGTATTGGTTGCAGTAAAATGTACCTTTCTTCCTCCTGCTTTGCATTGGATTATTGCTTTGCTTGTTTCTTTTATAGCCGGAGGACTTTGGGCTTATTTACCTGGTTTTTTAAAGGCTCATTTCAATGTTAATGAAGTTATTTCAAGTATTATGATGAATTATATTGGAATGTATTTAGTTAATTATCTAGTTACGCTTACAGTTTATGATATGCTTAAAAATCAGTCTCAGAATATTCCTCCTTCTTCTATGATTCCTACTATGGGGCTTAATACTATATTTAAAGGTTCAAGTGCTAACGGAGGTTTTTTCATTGCTGTGATAGTAGTCATAATAGTATATATAATACTTTCAAAAACTACATTCGGTTTCGAGCTTAAAGCATGCGGACTAAATAAAGATGCAAGTAAATATGCCGGAATCAACGAAAAAAGAAATATAATTCTTTCTATGGTTATAGCTGGTGCTTTGGCAGGACTTGGAGGAGGACTTTTATATCTTTCAGGAGTAGGAAAGCATATAGAGGTTGTTGATGTACTTGCTGAGGAAGGATTTATGGGAATACCTATTGCCTTGCTTGGACTTTCTCACCCTATAGGTATATTGATAGCAGGGCTTTTCATTGCTCATATTACTGTAGGAGGTTTTTATATGCAGATATATGACTTTACTCCGGAAATTATAGAGATGATAATATCTGCTATAATATATTTCAGTGCTTTTGCTTTGCTTTTTAAATCCATTGTTGGATTTATATCTAAAAAGATAATCAAAAAAGAAGAAAAGAATGCTAATGAGTAA
- a CDS encoding Rpn family recombination-promoting nuclease/putative transposase has translation MKINKDFNVLNDYFVRYLFSDKGSEAILLDFINSTMLDAGMKTFRSVEILTPFNYKENYEDKETIADVKCITQNGSVVIIEIQLQGNSRFPERILYYWASNYSKLLKQGEKYDALTPVISINLLNFNLDDSNNTHSCYMIYNTVNQRLLTDHLQIHIIELKKFQDNSLKADLNCWLKFFTIKENDNREVIMSELVKEKPIMEEVQRRYNNFIKDKLMMNEYDKRQAYLYGNQIMLEEERRLGIEDGKKEQQISIARNMKEENMDINLICKLTGLSMEEVKNL, from the coding sequence ATGAAAATTAATAAAGATTTTAATGTTTTAAATGATTATTTTGTTAGGTATCTTTTCTCTGATAAAGGAAGTGAGGCAATATTGCTTGATTTTATTAATTCAACAATGCTTGACGCTGGTATGAAAACTTTTAGGTCGGTGGAAATTCTTACACCTTTCAATTATAAAGAAAATTATGAGGATAAAGAAACAATTGCAGATGTTAAATGCATAACTCAAAATGGCTCAGTTGTTATAATAGAGATTCAGCTTCAAGGCAATTCAAGATTTCCAGAGAGAATATTATACTATTGGGCTTCTAATTACAGTAAACTTTTAAAGCAAGGTGAAAAATACGATGCACTAACTCCTGTAATAAGTATTAATTTGCTTAATTTTAATTTAGATGATAGTAATAATACACATTCCTGCTATATGATTTATAATACAGTTAATCAGAGACTTTTGACAGACCATTTACAAATACATATAATTGAGCTTAAAAAATTTCAGGATAATTCATTAAAAGCTGACTTAAATTGCTGGCTTAAATTTTTCACTATAAAAGAAAATGATAATAGGGAGGTTATAATGTCTGAATTAGTAAAAGAAAAACCTATAATGGAAGAAGTACAGAGAAGATATAATAATTTTATTAAAGACAAATTAATGATGAATGAATATGATAAAAGACAAGCATATTTATACGGTAATCAGATAATGCTTGAAGAAGAAAGAAGGTTAGGTATTGAAGATGGTAAAAAAGAACAGCAGATATCTATAGCTAGAAATATGAAAGAAGAAAACATGGACATTAATCTTATTTGTAAATTAACAGGCTTGAGTATGGAAGAAGTAAAAAACTTGTAA
- a CDS encoding ABC transporter ATP-binding protein, whose translation MENSEYVVEMLNITKRFKGIIANDNITIQLKRGEIHALLGENGAGKSTLMSVLFGLYKQEEGIIKVNGKEVNIDNPNTANALGIGMVHQHFKLVHNFTALENIMLGVETVKNGILQVDDARKKVMELSKTYGLEIYPDSLISDLTVGMQQRVEILKMLYKNNNILIFDEPTAVLTPNEIDELMKIMKSLVKEGKSILFITHKLNEIKEVADRCSVLRKGKYIGTIDVKSTTKEEMSEMMVGRKVSLVVEKTEAKPKDIILSVKDLNVKSPHSEKNIVKNVSFDVRAGEIVCIAGIDGNGQSELIYALTGLIDMASGSIHLNGKDITNLSIRNKTLSGIGHIPEDRHKHGLVLDYTLAENTILQTYFTDKFQKNGFLKFKEIDNYADELIKRFDIRSAEGSKTIARSMSGGNQQKVIIAREIDRNPDLLIAVQPTRGLDVGAIEYIHKELIAQRDNGKAVLLVSLELDEVMNLSDRILVIYEGEIVANVLNKDLTINELGLYMAGSKRSA comes from the coding sequence ATGGAAAATTCAGAATATGTAGTTGAAATGCTTAATATAACCAAACGCTTTAAAGGTATAATAGCAAATGACAATATTACTATACAATTAAAACGAGGTGAAATACATGCTTTGCTTGGAGAAAACGGAGCAGGTAAATCTACTTTAATGAGTGTTCTTTTTGGGCTTTATAAACAGGAAGAAGGAATTATTAAAGTTAATGGCAAAGAAGTAAATATTGATAACCCTAATACGGCAAATGCTTTGGGAATAGGAATGGTGCATCAGCATTTCAAATTAGTTCATAATTTTACAGCTTTAGAAAATATTATGCTTGGAGTAGAAACGGTTAAAAACGGAATACTTCAGGTTGATGATGCAAGAAAGAAAGTAATGGAATTAAGTAAAACTTATGGGCTTGAAATTTATCCTGATTCTTTAATAAGCGATTTAACTGTAGGTATGCAGCAGAGAGTAGAAATTTTAAAAATGCTATATAAAAATAATAATATACTTATTTTTGATGAGCCTACTGCTGTACTTACTCCTAATGAAATAGATGAGCTTATGAAGATAATGAAGTCATTGGTAAAAGAAGGGAAATCTATTCTTTTTATAACTCATAAATTAAATGAAATTAAAGAAGTTGCTGACAGATGTTCTGTTCTTCGTAAGGGAAAATATATAGGCACTATTGATGTAAAAAGCACTACAAAAGAAGAAATGTCTGAAATGATGGTTGGAAGAAAGGTATCTTTAGTAGTAGAAAAAACTGAAGCTAAGCCTAAAGATATAATATTATCAGTAAAAGATCTTAATGTTAAATCTCCTCATAGTGAAAAAAACATAGTTAAAAATGTTTCTTTTGATGTTCGTGCAGGAGAGATAGTATGTATTGCAGGTATTGACGGAAACGGACAAAGCGAACTCATATATGCTCTTACCGGTCTTATAGATATGGCAAGCGGAAGCATTCATTTAAATGGCAAAGACATAACTAATCTATCAATAAGAAATAAAACTTTAAGCGGAATAGGTCATATTCCAGAAGACAGACATAAACATGGGCTTGTGCTTGATTATACTCTAGCTGAAAATACTATACTTCAGACATATTTTACAGATAAATTTCAAAAAAATGGATTTTTAAAGTTTAAAGAAATAGACAATTATGCTGATGAATTAATAAAAAGATTTGATATAAGAAGTGCTGAAGGCTCTAAAACTATAGCAAGAAGTATGTCCGGAGGAAATCAGCAGAAGGTAATTATAGCAAGAGAGATAGACAGAAATCCAGACTTACTTATAGCAGTTCAGCCTACAAGGGGACTTGATGTAGGTGCTATAGAATATATACATAAAGAATTAATTGCTCAAAGGGATAATGGAAAGGCTGTTTTACTTGTTTCATTAGAGCTTGATGAGGTTATGAATTTAAGCGACAGAATATTGGTTATATATGAGGGTGAGATAGTAGCTAATGTTCTTAATAAAGATTTAACTATTAATGAACTTGGTCTTTATATGGCAGGCTCTAAGAGAAGTGCTTAA